A window of Diospyros lotus cultivar Yz01 chromosome 14, ASM1463336v1, whole genome shotgun sequence contains these coding sequences:
- the LOC127790618 gene encoding uncharacterized protein LOC127790618 isoform X1, with protein sequence MERFRQKRSKVPTASEGKRQTERQRNLLNLGSDSSSSSSGTIKEDLFTCGLGRSSSRRVPGTPMKKLLAEEMSKETEPKRRTPSVIARLMGLDGLPPQQPLHRQHKGFSETYQQRAAFLVSDRNGKSREHRLNRKVSMDQKEYKDVYEVPEISKIGSDPAKGILDPKLSGSLVAFTQPRLMDAKCPSTNERLYSSRESCDTLDLLNANKDQQPDPLFKKHLLDLQGSAPRSQCSRISVIKSSDSENYESNTIGWKSDKGTSSCDTSSYWKHGRSTHFGNHCGAQEPFQLSKVQLEGKHKTDILPTRIVVLKPNFEKVQNATKFVSSPYSSDSSKHMECQNVGTVEAGSQVKKNLPSDLSFLESKSRESRKIAKEITKRVRESLGSELVDLSSILRGYAGDESSYNMSGSDSTSESDVTMLSSRQSFHRSNRSKPPSLSSPESCLTKEATNRLSERWKTSQRFQDVEAMGKGGTLGDMLAISDREMSPKNLGPVVGSDWLSDKFSGNEENAEWDSPLGISSRDGWKDGYVRNSSRLKSISASSVGFGGLQAGTKYGTLDQDGYLMPAEVMNEVRNNGIKKSFKKKEDYASRNFRACHEISQSHRRSFSDNPNFFLEEKQFSHSQMKRSCNKTSQSHRRSFSDNIDSLGEKQFSHSQTKRSCNKTSQSHCRCYSDSTDSLEEKQFNHSQKKINPGRKHPPEQPLASKMPTSNVDNTGLITDIEVDAKSEEMTRLSESPIVLPPKPSPCLLGNCNFPTPVPEDSILQIHRNNTETTFLSPGPSEESAPLQYPVPEPSSPASSKEAVHLSPDSVLDIPFTEEVLSRSECFERVSADLDELRMQLKLLKMDSGGYSDGGVLISSDQDVGQQSLLVSEEEAIFEDSTWESSYLVNALIDSGLDDADPDTIVATWHSSDCPLGPSVFDNLEKQYCSEPCSRSERKLLFDRTNSGLLEIFQPFMDPFPWVKLPTRKLSHKWPDRGLKYKLRKLLAREEKRSSEGSTEAALDGEMQWLDFADDIDAIGKELEKLIIDEFITEVANM encoded by the exons ATGGAGAGGTTTCGGCAGAAGAGGTCCAAGGTCCCTACCGCCAGTGAAG GAAAGAGGCAGACTGAAAGGCAAAGAAATTTACTAAATTTGGGCTCAGACTCTAGTTCTTCCAGCAGTGGTACCATTAAGGAAGATCTG TTCACATGTGGGTTGGGGCGGAGCTCTTCCAGACGGGTCCCTGGAACCCCAATGAAGAAGTTATTAGCGGAGGAAATGTCAAAAGAAACTGAGCCCAAGAGACGAACTCCTAGTGTTATTGCGAGGTTGATGGGTCTTGATGGGCTGCCACCTCAGCAGCCTCTACATAGACAACATAAGGGGTTCTCTGAAACTTACCAGCAGAGAGCTGCTTTCTTAGTGTCTGACAGGAATGGAAAATCACGTGAACACCGATTGAATAGGAAAGTCTCAATGGACCAGAAAGAATATAAGGATGTGTATGAGGTTCCGGAGATATCAAAAATTGGCAGTGACCCAGCAAAAGGGATTTTAGATCCAAAGCTTTCTGGATCACTGGTGGCATTCACTCAGCCAAGGCTCatggatgcaaaatgtccttCCACAAATGAAAGGCTTTATAGTTCTAGAGAATCTTGTGATACACTTGACCTGCTTAATGCTAACAAGGATCAGCAACCAGATCCCTTGTTTAAGAAGCATCTCCTCGATCTGCAAGGTTCTGCTCCCAGATCACAATGCAGTCGCATATCAGTTATAAAGTCATCAGATTCTGAAAACTATGAAAGCAATACCATTGGCTGGAAATCTGATAAAGGGACATCATCTTGTGACACTAGCTCTTATTGGAAACATGGTCGCTCAACCCACTTTGGCAATCATTGTGGTGCTCAGGAACCTTTTCAGTTATCGAAAGTTCAATTAGAAGGGAAGCATAAAACGGACATTCTCCCAACAAGGATTGTTGTTCTGAAGCCAAACTTTGAAAAGGTGCAGAATGCTACTAAATTTGTTTCATCACCCTATTCTTCAGATAGTAGCAAACACATGGAGTGTCAGAATGTTGGCACTGTAGAGGCAGGATCACAAGTTAAGAAAAATTTGCCATCAGATTTGAGTTTTCTGGAATCTAAGTCAAGAGAATCCAGGAAGATAGCAAAGGAGATTacaaagagagtgagagaaagtCTGGGTAGCGAGCTGGTTGATTTATCTTCCATACTTAGAGGATATGCTGGGGATGAGAGCTCATACAACATGTCTGGAAGTGATTCTACAAGTGAATCAGATGTGACAATGCTGTCTTCCAGACAGTCCTTTCATAGGAGTAACCGGAGCAAACCTCCATCACTGAGTTCACCGGAGTCATGTTTAACTAAGGAGGCTACTAATAGACTATCAGAGAGATGGAAGACTTCCCAGAGATTTCAGGATGTTGAAGCAATGGGTAAGGGCGGCACGCTGGGTGACATGCTTGCTATTTCTGACAGGGAAATGAGCCCGAAGAATTTGGGTCCAGTGGTTGGTTCAGATTGGTTAAGTGACAAATTTTCTGGTAATGAGGAAAATGCAGAGTGGGATAGCCCTTTGGGTATTAGTAGCCGGGATGGCTGGAAGGATGGATACGTCAGAAATTCCTCCAGGTTGAAATCGATTTCTGCTTCATCTGTTGGATTTGGTGGTTTACAGGCGGGCACGAAATATGGAACTCTTGACCAGGATGGGTATTTGATGCCCGCAGAAGTCATGAATGAGGTTAGAAATAATGGAATCAAGAAAAGtttcaaaaagaaagaagattatGCATCCAGAAACTTTAGAGCCTGCCATGAGATATCTCAGTCCCATCGTCGCAGCTTTAGTGATAATCCCAACTTTTTTTTGGAGGAAAAGCAATTTAGCCACTCTCAAATGAAGAGATCCTGCAATAAGACATCTCAGTCCCATCGCCGCAGCTTTAGTGATAATATCGACTCTTTGGGGGAGAAGCAATTTAGCCACTCTCAAACGAAGAGATCCTGCAATAAAACATCCCAGTCTCATTGCCGCTGCTATAGTGATAGTACTGACTCTTTGGAGGAAAAACAATTTAACCACTCTCAGAAGAAGATCAACCCTGGGAGAAAACATCCACCAGAGCAACCTTTGGCTTCCAAGATGCCAACTAGTAATGTTGACAATACAGGTTTGATTACTGATATAGAGGTGGATGCTAAAAGTGAGGAAATGACCAGGTTGTCTGAATCTCCTATTGTGCTGCCACCAAAACCATCACCTTGTCTGTTAGGAAATTGCAATTTCCCCACTCCTGTTCCAGAGGATTCAATATTACAG ATCCACCGGAACAACACTGAGACAACATTTCTTTCTCCTGGACCATCTGAAGAATCAGCTCCGCTACAGTACCCAGTACCTGAACCATCATCTCCAGCAAGCTCAAAGGAGGCTGTTCATCTGAGTCCAGATTCAGTCCTGGATATTCCTTTCACAGAAGAAGTATTATCTCGTTCTGAGTGCTTTGAGAGAGTCAGTGCTGATCTTGATG AGCTCCGAATGCAGCTTAAGCTTCTCAAGATGGATTCTGGAGGATATTCTGATGGTGGGGTGCTTATTTCAAGCGATCAAGATGTTGGCCAACAATCTCTCTTGGTCTCCGAAGAAGAGGCCATATTTGAAGACAGCACCTGGGAGTCATCTTACCTAGTTAACGCGCTAATCGACTCTGGACTTGATGATGCCGATCCTGATACCATTGTGGCAACATGGCACTCTTCAGACTGCCCCTTGGGTCCCTCAGTATTCGACAACCTTGAGAAGCAGTATTGCAGCGAGCCATGTTCTAGGTCCGAAAGGAAGCTGCTCTTTGACCGCACGAATTCTGGGCTCCTCGAGATTTTCCAGCCCTTCATGGATCCCTTTCCATGGGTGAAGCTGCCGACCAGGAAGCTTAGCCATAAGTGGCCAGACCGGGGACTCAAATACAAGCTGCGCAAGCTGCTGGCCAGGGAAGAGAAGCGATCGAGCGAGGGCTCGACTGAGGCAGCGCTGGACGGGGAGATGCAGTGGCTGGATTTCGCAGATGACATCGATGCCATTGGTAAGGAACTTGAGAAGCTAATAATAGATGAGTTCATAACCGAGGTTGCAAATATGTAG
- the LOC127790618 gene encoding uncharacterized protein LOC127790618 isoform X2, producing MKKLLAEEMSKETEPKRRTPSVIARLMGLDGLPPQQPLHRQHKGFSETYQQRAAFLVSDRNGKSREHRLNRKVSMDQKEYKDVYEVPEISKIGSDPAKGILDPKLSGSLVAFTQPRLMDAKCPSTNERLYSSRESCDTLDLLNANKDQQPDPLFKKHLLDLQGSAPRSQCSRISVIKSSDSENYESNTIGWKSDKGTSSCDTSSYWKHGRSTHFGNHCGAQEPFQLSKVQLEGKHKTDILPTRIVVLKPNFEKVQNATKFVSSPYSSDSSKHMECQNVGTVEAGSQVKKNLPSDLSFLESKSRESRKIAKEITKRVRESLGSELVDLSSILRGYAGDESSYNMSGSDSTSESDVTMLSSRQSFHRSNRSKPPSLSSPESCLTKEATNRLSERWKTSQRFQDVEAMGKGGTLGDMLAISDREMSPKNLGPVVGSDWLSDKFSGNEENAEWDSPLGISSRDGWKDGYVRNSSRLKSISASSVGFGGLQAGTKYGTLDQDGYLMPAEVMNEVRNNGIKKSFKKKEDYASRNFRACHEISQSHRRSFSDNPNFFLEEKQFSHSQMKRSCNKTSQSHRRSFSDNIDSLGEKQFSHSQTKRSCNKTSQSHCRCYSDSTDSLEEKQFNHSQKKINPGRKHPPEQPLASKMPTSNVDNTGLITDIEVDAKSEEMTRLSESPIVLPPKPSPCLLGNCNFPTPVPEDSILQIHRNNTETTFLSPGPSEESAPLQYPVPEPSSPASSKEAVHLSPDSVLDIPFTEEVLSRSECFERVSADLDELRMQLKLLKMDSGGYSDGGVLISSDQDVGQQSLLVSEEEAIFEDSTWESSYLVNALIDSGLDDADPDTIVATWHSSDCPLGPSVFDNLEKQYCSEPCSRSERKLLFDRTNSGLLEIFQPFMDPFPWVKLPTRKLSHKWPDRGLKYKLRKLLAREEKRSSEGSTEAALDGEMQWLDFADDIDAIGKELEKLIIDEFITEVANM from the exons ATGAAGAAGTTATTAGCGGAGGAAATGTCAAAAGAAACTGAGCCCAAGAGACGAACTCCTAGTGTTATTGCGAGGTTGATGGGTCTTGATGGGCTGCCACCTCAGCAGCCTCTACATAGACAACATAAGGGGTTCTCTGAAACTTACCAGCAGAGAGCTGCTTTCTTAGTGTCTGACAGGAATGGAAAATCACGTGAACACCGATTGAATAGGAAAGTCTCAATGGACCAGAAAGAATATAAGGATGTGTATGAGGTTCCGGAGATATCAAAAATTGGCAGTGACCCAGCAAAAGGGATTTTAGATCCAAAGCTTTCTGGATCACTGGTGGCATTCACTCAGCCAAGGCTCatggatgcaaaatgtccttCCACAAATGAAAGGCTTTATAGTTCTAGAGAATCTTGTGATACACTTGACCTGCTTAATGCTAACAAGGATCAGCAACCAGATCCCTTGTTTAAGAAGCATCTCCTCGATCTGCAAGGTTCTGCTCCCAGATCACAATGCAGTCGCATATCAGTTATAAAGTCATCAGATTCTGAAAACTATGAAAGCAATACCATTGGCTGGAAATCTGATAAAGGGACATCATCTTGTGACACTAGCTCTTATTGGAAACATGGTCGCTCAACCCACTTTGGCAATCATTGTGGTGCTCAGGAACCTTTTCAGTTATCGAAAGTTCAATTAGAAGGGAAGCATAAAACGGACATTCTCCCAACAAGGATTGTTGTTCTGAAGCCAAACTTTGAAAAGGTGCAGAATGCTACTAAATTTGTTTCATCACCCTATTCTTCAGATAGTAGCAAACACATGGAGTGTCAGAATGTTGGCACTGTAGAGGCAGGATCACAAGTTAAGAAAAATTTGCCATCAGATTTGAGTTTTCTGGAATCTAAGTCAAGAGAATCCAGGAAGATAGCAAAGGAGATTacaaagagagtgagagaaagtCTGGGTAGCGAGCTGGTTGATTTATCTTCCATACTTAGAGGATATGCTGGGGATGAGAGCTCATACAACATGTCTGGAAGTGATTCTACAAGTGAATCAGATGTGACAATGCTGTCTTCCAGACAGTCCTTTCATAGGAGTAACCGGAGCAAACCTCCATCACTGAGTTCACCGGAGTCATGTTTAACTAAGGAGGCTACTAATAGACTATCAGAGAGATGGAAGACTTCCCAGAGATTTCAGGATGTTGAAGCAATGGGTAAGGGCGGCACGCTGGGTGACATGCTTGCTATTTCTGACAGGGAAATGAGCCCGAAGAATTTGGGTCCAGTGGTTGGTTCAGATTGGTTAAGTGACAAATTTTCTGGTAATGAGGAAAATGCAGAGTGGGATAGCCCTTTGGGTATTAGTAGCCGGGATGGCTGGAAGGATGGATACGTCAGAAATTCCTCCAGGTTGAAATCGATTTCTGCTTCATCTGTTGGATTTGGTGGTTTACAGGCGGGCACGAAATATGGAACTCTTGACCAGGATGGGTATTTGATGCCCGCAGAAGTCATGAATGAGGTTAGAAATAATGGAATCAAGAAAAGtttcaaaaagaaagaagattatGCATCCAGAAACTTTAGAGCCTGCCATGAGATATCTCAGTCCCATCGTCGCAGCTTTAGTGATAATCCCAACTTTTTTTTGGAGGAAAAGCAATTTAGCCACTCTCAAATGAAGAGATCCTGCAATAAGACATCTCAGTCCCATCGCCGCAGCTTTAGTGATAATATCGACTCTTTGGGGGAGAAGCAATTTAGCCACTCTCAAACGAAGAGATCCTGCAATAAAACATCCCAGTCTCATTGCCGCTGCTATAGTGATAGTACTGACTCTTTGGAGGAAAAACAATTTAACCACTCTCAGAAGAAGATCAACCCTGGGAGAAAACATCCACCAGAGCAACCTTTGGCTTCCAAGATGCCAACTAGTAATGTTGACAATACAGGTTTGATTACTGATATAGAGGTGGATGCTAAAAGTGAGGAAATGACCAGGTTGTCTGAATCTCCTATTGTGCTGCCACCAAAACCATCACCTTGTCTGTTAGGAAATTGCAATTTCCCCACTCCTGTTCCAGAGGATTCAATATTACAG ATCCACCGGAACAACACTGAGACAACATTTCTTTCTCCTGGACCATCTGAAGAATCAGCTCCGCTACAGTACCCAGTACCTGAACCATCATCTCCAGCAAGCTCAAAGGAGGCTGTTCATCTGAGTCCAGATTCAGTCCTGGATATTCCTTTCACAGAAGAAGTATTATCTCGTTCTGAGTGCTTTGAGAGAGTCAGTGCTGATCTTGATG AGCTCCGAATGCAGCTTAAGCTTCTCAAGATGGATTCTGGAGGATATTCTGATGGTGGGGTGCTTATTTCAAGCGATCAAGATGTTGGCCAACAATCTCTCTTGGTCTCCGAAGAAGAGGCCATATTTGAAGACAGCACCTGGGAGTCATCTTACCTAGTTAACGCGCTAATCGACTCTGGACTTGATGATGCCGATCCTGATACCATTGTGGCAACATGGCACTCTTCAGACTGCCCCTTGGGTCCCTCAGTATTCGACAACCTTGAGAAGCAGTATTGCAGCGAGCCATGTTCTAGGTCCGAAAGGAAGCTGCTCTTTGACCGCACGAATTCTGGGCTCCTCGAGATTTTCCAGCCCTTCATGGATCCCTTTCCATGGGTGAAGCTGCCGACCAGGAAGCTTAGCCATAAGTGGCCAGACCGGGGACTCAAATACAAGCTGCGCAAGCTGCTGGCCAGGGAAGAGAAGCGATCGAGCGAGGGCTCGACTGAGGCAGCGCTGGACGGGGAGATGCAGTGGCTGGATTTCGCAGATGACATCGATGCCATTGGTAAGGAACTTGAGAAGCTAATAATAGATGAGTTCATAACCGAGGTTGCAAATATGTAG